Within Candidatus Komeilibacteria bacterium CG_4_10_14_0_2_um_filter_37_10, the genomic segment GTGATCATTACTCTCTTTCTTCTCGTGGGCTCTATTTGGCCACAAAAAAAACAAGTGATAATTGGCACCCAAAATAATGCCATTGGCCTAATCCTGGACATTGACAATGATCTATCAACTATCTTCACCAGTGGTCTTAGTAACTCCCTGCTAGCTATTCATTATTCCTTTTATAGTAATGAGAAAAAATTACTGCAACAAGAAATAAAACAAGTTTATCAAGATTACTACACCATCAAAACTTACGAAGTAAGTAAAGATCAAAACCGGCTCATATTATTAGAAATCACAACAGTCAACCTAATAGAACTTCAAAGTTTTTTAAGTAAACAAAAAATCCCGGGACCAATCAGAATAACTATTAAATAAAAAATAAAGCGTCAATCTGGCGCTTTTTTATTTGGTAATTGGTCTGAAAAATCAACTTACTTTCTTCGCGCTCTTACTCTTTCTACTTCCGTTAGATATTGTTTACGCAAACGAATATTTTTTGGCGTCACTTCTAAATACTCATCATCATTCATAATGCTCAGTCCCACCTCGAGAGTTAATTCTTTCACTGGTGTTAACTTAATACCCTCGTCAGAACCAGAGGCGCGCATATTAGTTAATGCTTTACCCTTAATCGGATTTACTGCCATATCTTCGCCCTTAGATGCATTACCGATCACCATACCCTCATAAACGTCGGTGTTGGGACCAATGTACAGTTCACCTCTGTCTTGTAAACCCCATAATGAATAAGCCAAAGCTTTCCCTGAAGCCATGGAGATCATCGATCCTAGTTCTGTTCTTTCAATCGCACCAACGTGCGGTTTGAAATCCAAAAAATGAGTGCACAATATTCCTTCACCGCGTGTATCAACGATAAATTCATTGCGGTAACCAAGTAATCCGCGAGTGGGCATTTCAAAAATTAATCTAGTTTGTTGATGATGGTTGGTAATATTGATCAATCTGCCCTTACGACGAGAAAGTTTATCTATTACTGAACCAGCCATACTATCTGGCACATCAACAGTTATCTCTTCGAATGGTTCACAATCAACATGATCAATCTTTTTGATAATAACTTGTGGCTGCGAGACTTGCAGCTCATACCCTTCACGGCGTAAATTTTCTAACAAAATAGCAATATGTAACTCACCGCGACCATATATTTTATAAAAACTAGGATCAGTAAAATCAATGCGCAAACCAACATTGACTTCCAATTCTTTTTCTAATCTTTCCTTGATCTGTCGATTGGTAACAAATTTACCATCACGACCAGCGAAGGGTGAATTATTAACCAATAAAATTAAGGAAATAGTTGGCTCGTCAATTTTGATTGCCGGTAAAGGCTTTTGATCAGTGGTAGCTGCTATCGTTTCGCCAATATTAACATCTCGTAAACCAGCAATCATTACAATATCACCAGCCAAGGCCTCTGGTATTTCCTTTCTTACCAGTCCTTGATAAGTAAATAATTTAGTAATTTTATACTTTTTACTAACGCCTGTTGAATCGATAACATAAACATCTTGCTGGTCGATAATCTTACCTTCATAAACACGACAAATAGCACAACGGCCCAAAAAATTATCATAAGCTAAATTGAACGGCTGAGCGGCTAATGGTTTATCAGCGGCCTCTTGAGTCGTCGCTGGTGGAACTTTTTCCATAATTAAATCTAGCAGTGGCGTTAA encodes:
- the typA gene encoding translational GTPase TypA; amino-acid sequence: MEIRNIAIIAHVDHGKTTLTDALMRQTGMSDDTTSMDSNTLEQERGITIYSKNTSVIYKDTKINIVDTPGHADFSSEVERILRSIDCVLLLVDAQEGPMPQTKFVLKKSLELGLKPIVVINKIDKPAARPEEVKEMIYELFLDLGANDEQLDFATIYTISKQGIAKMDLADEGKDLTPLLDLIMEKVPPATTQEAADKPLAAQPFNLAYDNFLGRCAICRVYEGKIIDQQDVYVIDSTGVSKKYKITKLFTYQGLVRKEIPEALAGDIVMIAGLRDVNIGETIAATTDQKPLPAIKIDEPTISLILLVNNSPFAGRDGKFVTNRQIKERLEKELEVNVGLRIDFTDPSFYKIYGRGELHIAILLENLRREGYELQVSQPQVIIKKIDHVDCEPFEEITVDVPDSMAGSVIDKLSRRKGRLINITNHHQQTRLIFEMPTRGLLGYRNEFIVDTRGEGILCTHFLDFKPHVGAIERTELGSMISMASGKALAYSLWGLQDRGELYIGPNTDVYEGMVIGNASKGEDMAVNPIKGKALTNMRASGSDEGIKLTPVKELTLEVGLSIMNDDEYLEVTPKNIRLRKQYLTEVERVRARRK